The Molothrus aeneus isolate 106 chromosome 22, BPBGC_Maene_1.0, whole genome shotgun sequence genomic interval CACCTGAGGGGCTTCCAGAGCTGGagactgggatgggattggattGCAGTGCATTGCATTGGAATCCTCCCCTCAGCAGCCACACAAACCTACCCCATGTCCTTGTTCTTACAGCAGCTGTTTCTTTCCCTGGGCTGGCCatgggcagctgctccagagccctcccaaagttctgggAATGGCAGTTCCAGCTCGCAGGAGCCACCCCTGGGGCTCTTGCCTTTGCATGTCCATCCCCTGGGGTGAaatccagccagggctggctcaAGTTCTCCATCCAGGCTCTCCCCCCTCGGGATCCTGCattcccaggggagcagggtcagtgggagctgcacatcccagaggctgcagcatttccagcactccCTGTGCACAGGCCCAGCCAGAGGCACAGTTTGGGGGTGtctcagagcagcatttctcaaCCTCTTACAGCCAAACTGTCACCTTGTGCTCTGTCACATCCAAGGGTTTCAAAGCTTGGCTGTGCTTTCAACTTATTTGGAATATTTATGTAGCAGCTCCTTGATTTGCTCACCTCCTTGCTGGAGgtttattcacattttctgttACCAAAATTGAGTTTTCAACCATTTGAAAGCCCATCTTCTGCTGTCTGATGTGCTGCTCGTGGCCACAGGTTGAGAAacactcccagcccagcctggctgaagcctgaaggagcagggatgtgctgcagaaCCACCCTCACAGTTTTTATAGGAGGCAGAAGCTGGAGTTGAAGCTGTTCTATAAACTGCAGATAAATCAGGATCTGGCACTTCTGTGGCAGGAGTTGAATGCaggtgtgactttccctttctTCAGCAAATTCCTGACCTGCCAAAAAACATGGAATTTCAGGGAGCACCATCTGAGCCACCAAAACCACTCACACACACAATTATTGACACGTACACGTGGACCTAAATAAACACCCAAATACATCAGGAATACTTTTATATTCACAAGCACAAAACCCAGCCCCCCCTGGAGCGTGCAGGTGTGTTAGGGGGGAGCAGCAATGCGGATCCCATACCTGATCCCCAGCTATCCCAGCAGGGGCCATGTGGATGGGCTGGTCATTGTCCAAATTCCTGATGCTGGGGTCTGCCCcgtgctccaggagcagctggatcATTTCCTTCTGGTTCTTGTCCCCAGGCAAAGCAGCTGCcatgtgcagggctgtgttgcCATGGGCCTGAagcagggggaagggggaacAAAAAGGAGTAAAAAACCCAGATAAATTCCCTGGTGAGCTGTGCCATCTCCCCAGAATCATCCTAGAGATGGATGGAGGTGTGAAATGAGAGAAGAATCCTCATGGGATTTGTCAtcaggagctgagggaggatcTCTGCTCTGTCTCTCCCAGGCAGGAGGTTTGTGGATTcagattctttttctttgctagAGCACCACAAATTGGTAGCTTTGATGCTTTGGGTGTAGGTAATTAATAGCCCTGAAGCAGGAACATTCCCTGGCTGCTGAAACCCCCCCCTAAATCATAGCCTGGTTGTTCTGAAGTCCCCCTTAAAACTGCTCTGAAATCGCTCCCTAAATCACAGCATCATGTATGATTGCACTGAAATCCCCCATTAAAAAATCACTCCCTAAATCACAGCATCATGTATGATTGCACTGAAATCCCCCATTAAAAAATCACTCCCTAAATCACAGCATCATGTATGGTTGCACTGAAATCCCCCATTAAAAAATCACTCCCTAAATCACAGCATCATGTATGATTGCACTGAAATTTCCCTAAAACTGCTCTGAAATCATTCTCTAAATCACAACCTCAGGTATGATTGCACTGAAACCCCCCATTAAAAAATCACTCCCTAAATCACAACCTCATGTATGATTGCTCTGAAACCCCTCCTAAAACTGCTCTGAAATGCCCCCCTAAAGCTGCTCTGAAATCACCCCCTAAATCACAGCCTCATGGAAACAGACCTGGGGAGttactggaaaaagagaaggctGTAACAGGCATGGAAATATTTAATTGGGAAGCACTAAATTATAGCAATATAATAAATAACATTGGATTATAGACACCAAACACATCACAGTGCTGCCCATCACACAAAGCTCCACAGCACCAGTCCCGTTTGTGCTCCACACATTCCCCCTTTCCCAAAACTTCCAAGTGCCAGGAAGATTCCAGTTCCCAAGGCCAGGCATGGCttggctgcagtgccaggactggcacaggagggacagagctggCTGTGGAGCCAGGCATGGATGGAGGGGGCTGCAGAAGCTCTGGTGCCACCAGACCATGAAGAAATCTGTGCCCTGTCTGGTCAGGTATGACTGGTAACGGTTGTAAGTGAGAAAAAGCTGATAAACAAAAGCACAAGGTGAGGTATTTTTAGTCTGCAAGAGTCTCATTGAGGCAGCTGCTTGGCTTTTTACTCTCAGAAACAATCATGGGTTTGCCATGGCATTGGAATGGTTGGACACAAACTGCAGCCTGTGTTGATGTTCCAGTTGTTCAAATGGGAAATGAAAAACGTGATTTTCAACTCCTGTTAACCACTGAGACATCAGGGAGaactgaagcagaaaataaaattgcagaaaataaaattgcagaaaataaaattgcagaaaattaaCAGTTTTTCTCAGACAAGGCATGTTTTACAAGCCCTGAACAAGCAGATCCTTGTCAAGTTTATTATCCCAGAAAGTCAAGGGATGGTTACAAGCTCTTTACAGGATTTCTTGTTAAAATGGAAAGATCTGCACTTGAGAGATTCCAAATCCAGGCATGGGCTAAGATAATGAGGCAATCTGACAAGGCCTGACCTTGAAGCCTCAGGCTGACTTTAATAGGTCTCATTTGAGACAAAGTGGGCTCCAGGAATCCTCCAGATGGAAAACACCTCCAAGGcttcaatatttttctcattgtgAAAATGCCGTGGAGACAGATTTGGAGTGAGACAAGCACAAGCAGTGGGTGAGCCAGGGAAACCTAAACATGGCTGTTTCCTTGGCTTCTTCATGCTTTGAAGAGCTAAAAAATCCAGGATATCTCCTTGCCCCAAACAGCTCAGCAACAAGACAGAGGACTCTGAGTGATCCTATCACAGGAGGAAGCTCTCCCAGGATTGTGATCAAGAGACAACAGAGACTCCCCTGGACAGGCTCTCACCTGCCTGAGGGTCTCTAAAGATACAGAAGGAATGCAGTGAAAAGCCCTTCAGTGGACACAAAAGCACCAGCTCGGCGCCATTGCCCACAAACACAACCCAAAATAGGTTTTCTGCAGCCCAACAGAAATCTGGAGGGGTAAAAAAAGTGAAGCTGCCTTTTGTCTGCCTCGGTGAGCAATGGATTGACAGAGAAATTCACTTCCCTCCTGAGGGGCACAAACTCTGGGGAGCAAGGCTGAGACTGCAGGTGCTGCAATGAAACAGGGACCCCCAGGTTTGTCCCCTTCCCCAAAGGAGGAGAACAAGGGGAAGCAACCAGAATCTCCCCATTATAGCCCTGCTGAGAGGGGCAGCCTGTCCCAAAATGAATCAAACAGGGACCCCCAGGTTCGTCCCCTTCCCCAAAGGAGGACAGAGGGGAAGCAGCCAGAATCACCCCATTATAGCCCTGCTGAGAGGGGCAGCCTGTCCcaaagctctgcctgctgggcactggtggcTCAGTTGAGGCTCCCAGGAATGTCAGATTTTTGTttgggaggagggagcagctgctgcctgtgggatgTGGTCACTGCTCAGGATCTGCTCCCAGGtgagctgtggggcagctctggggaggttTCCAGCTTGCTTTACCCAACCTAGGGATGGCTGTGCCAGAAAATCTGCAAATAAAGTTTAAGGCAGAAAGAATCCCCGTGGCCCTTGACAGAAGCAGGGACTTTGTCCTTCCTGTGGTGCCACATCTGACAGCAGAGATGAATTGATACCTGGCTGCCCTGAAGTGCCACCTCTCAGTGTCATGCTGCTGTCAGACCTTgcatcactgcagggctgtttgCTCAATCCTCAGCCTAATCTAAAGTTCATGTTCCTCCTCAAGCAACCATTTCCCctgttcttcctcctccctgcttaTCTCCTTCTcattctctcctctcctgcttttcaTGACAGAGTTCAAGCCAGGTGCTGTTTTTCTGTGAGCTGTCTGTTTACTGGAAAATGCAGTTTGGGGTTGAACAGAAGTTCAGAATAGCAACTTTTGCCCTTTCCCTTTGTAAACCCCCCCCCTGTTGTTGATAAAAATTACCTTGTTGTTAACAAAATCCTTGCACTTGAAAGCGTTCAGCTCCAGGAAGTACCTGAGCAGGGAGACGTTCCCATCCTGCACTGTGTAATGAAGAACTGTCTTGTTGCTTTTCACATCCTatttcaaaacagagaaaaagaatgtaaaatacCCAAGCCAAATAAGAAATGTTCTGCAGGACAAGCTGGAGAGATCCCATAAACACAACAGAGGGAGGccaggccagctctgcagctgatgGGGAGCATCTCCCTCCCTTCAGGGACCCTCTGAGTGTCCACATCTGCTTCAGGAGCTCCAAAGGGCAGCACCTGTTGgataatatttgttttcttgacTTAGAAATAGGGTAATTGAgaggtattttaaaaacttttatttgatttttaatcttATGAGAAGGGTGAGATAACCCAGATGTTATAATTTATGTTATTACAACTAGAGGTTAACTATTTTAATTGTAATATACTGTTATAACAGTAACAATAGTCATACAACAAGCACCTAACCCTGCCAGCAGTCCCTTGAAAGGAGAACAGGCTTGGCCCTTGTGCCAGCAGCTCATTCCTTCTCCAATCCTGTGTTTTGAGCAGGAGAACTGGGGGAGAATTCCCAGACAaacccagggacagcccagcccctcctcacccGGCTGTAGATGGAGGCTCCGGTCTGCACCAGGAGATGGATGCAGGattccagctccctgctctgctgctgcagctccctgtgctgctcctctggcactgcctgcctgccctgctccctcagcaggGCGTTGTGGGCCAGGACAGCACAGTGCAGAGGGGTATGGCCTGGAAAAGGAAGGTGGGATGGGGGTGAGGACAGTGCCGGGAAAACACTGATGTGCAGagaggaggcagggctggcacagagagcaTTCATCCAATCATTCACTCCATCATTCACTCCATCATTCACTCCATCATTCATCCAATCATTCACTCCATCATTCATTCCACCATTCATCCAATCATTCACTCCATCATTCATTCCACCATTCATCCCACCATTCATCCAATCATTCATTCCATCATTCACTCCATCATTCACTCCATCATTCATCCCACCATTCATCCAATCATTCATTCCACCATTCATCCAATCATTCATCCCACCATTCATCCAATCATTCATTCCACCATTCATCCAATCATTCATTCCACCATTCATCCAATCATTCATTCCATCATTCATTCCATCATTCATTCCATCATTCATTCCATCATTCATTCCACCATTCATCCAATCATTCACTCCATCATTCACTCCATCATTCACTCCATCATTCATCCCACCATTCATCCAATCATTCATTCCATCATTCACTCCATCATTCATTCCACCATTCATCCAACAATTAATTCAATCATTTATTCCACCATTCATTCCACCATTCATCCAATCATTCATTCCATCATTCATTCCACCATTCATCCAATCATTCATTCCATCATTCACTCCACCATTCATTCCACCATTCATCCAATCATTCATTCCATCATTCATTCCACCATTCATCCAATCATTCATTCCATCATTCATTCCATCATTCATTCCACCATTCATTCCACCATTCATTCCACCATTCATTCCACCATTCATTCCACCATTCATTCCACCATTCATTCCACCATTCATCCAATAATTAATTCAATCATTTATTCCACCATTCATTCCACCATTCATCCAATCATTCATTCCA includes:
- the LOC136565608 gene encoding NF-kappa-B inhibitor delta-like codes for the protein MRALRRLDAKEHRGKTPLLVAVTARQAAIVHDLIQAGADVNAVDNKGQSALHLAATYGYTQVLQVILSLGFPLDLEMKDFEGHTPLHCAVLAHNALLREQGRQAVPEEQHRELQQQSRELESCIHLLVQTGASIYSRDVKSNKTVLHYTVQDGNVSLLRYFLELNAFKCKDFVNNKAHGNTALHMAAALPGDKNQKEMIQLLLEHGADPSIRNLDNDQPIHMAPAGIAGDQDPEGGEPGWRT